The following coding sequences are from one Shewanella putrefaciens window:
- a CDS encoding substrate-binding periplasmic protein produces the protein MKLTVITKLLTMIIFSSLCLPKAAAAVSPIVWQAHCRDRSPIIYFEQGECKGPGAAVINEVFRRLGHRVHWTDVPWARTIKVAEAGQVDLIPSHSMTTERESFLDPMLLGYDKQYVYYYALASQPTAIREFNELTPYIIGALRGTFYSTQFNENMNQLKVSFVNTNSQLINMLKAGRIDLAISSEQHEMHIFANDPMLKQMEYVDISKNGRYFSIPLTSPRHKYAKQVHQIVDQMRTSGEITRLFESYGVEPPLNLTESPTATH, from the coding sequence ATGAAGTTGACTGTGATAACTAAGCTGTTAACGATGATTATCTTTTCATCCTTATGTTTGCCCAAAGCAGCAGCCGCAGTATCGCCAATTGTTTGGCAAGCGCACTGCCGCGATAGGAGCCCCATCATTTATTTTGAACAAGGTGAATGTAAAGGCCCCGGTGCCGCGGTGATAAATGAAGTATTCCGCCGCCTAGGACACAGAGTACATTGGACTGATGTTCCATGGGCAAGAACAATCAAAGTTGCAGAGGCTGGTCAGGTTGATCTCATTCCCTCCCATTCAATGACCACAGAACGAGAGTCCTTCCTCGACCCTATGCTACTTGGCTACGACAAACAATATGTCTATTACTACGCGCTGGCGAGTCAACCGACGGCTATTCGGGAGTTCAATGAACTCACCCCTTATATCATTGGAGCATTAAGAGGGACATTTTATAGCACGCAATTCAATGAAAATATGAATCAACTAAAGGTTTCATTTGTTAATACTAACAGCCAGTTAATTAATATGCTCAAAGCGGGCCGTATTGATTTAGCAATTAGCTCTGAGCAACATGAAATGCATATTTTTGCCAATGATCCCATGCTAAAACAGATGGAATATGTCGATATCAGTAAAAATGGCCGCTACTTCAGCATTCCATTAACGTCACCACGACACAAATATGCAAAGCAGGTTCATCAAATCGTCGACCAAATGCGTACCTCGGGTGAAATCACGCGTCTATTTGAATCCTATGGTGTCGAGCCACCACTTAATCTCACTGAATCACCTACCGCCACTCACTAA
- a CDS encoding SEL1-like repeat protein gives MLLILIIIAFVVLFIVFAKYQKKQAQAKALAAGEPTALLNHGLTLINQGEVNAGLDYIQQAADKGLAVAAIAMAELYSGRFPQIPADPKASNDWYKKAAEIEPQYLPMLTLPNLLSSQSQTLDELIAQVEQLKPNAEAGQAEFQYELAYLYLSQPFLDPDASQAIYWFEKAAAQENQRAYYHLATLYWHDERVTSDYIKAREYFEKSAAADYELAKDDLGHMLAAGQGGPKDLARAEALLSERAADDDFRQYYLGKRFLYGEDFAVDYDKARHWLSQSVARGNDFAKIEFAHLLLKAPQNESDYQQAKIDFEEFALKWNEDALLGLGKIYEQGLGVSRQPIKALMYYQLAAMSNRADHLKELARFSQQLGTLEIREAERLRDSFLHQHPIPAEQQQYFYSYKAESFLSGEKPTQEALQAAEAWYIKSAELGNEIAMRELVNIYGAEQLNKPIQMFIWSSLLLRHFGKYGMNSVQRLHQNTAKSCLTESELAYAETQIETIESKLAPFIESED, from the coding sequence ATGTTGTTGATACTCATAATTATTGCGTTTGTTGTATTGTTTATTGTTTTTGCTAAATATCAAAAAAAGCAAGCGCAAGCTAAGGCGCTTGCCGCAGGTGAACCTACGGCGCTACTCAATCATGGCCTAACGCTGATTAACCAAGGCGAAGTCAACGCTGGTCTAGATTATATTCAGCAGGCAGCCGATAAAGGCTTAGCCGTTGCCGCCATTGCTATGGCCGAACTTTATTCGGGTCGATTCCCACAAATCCCCGCCGATCCCAAGGCATCTAACGATTGGTATAAAAAAGCCGCCGAAATAGAGCCTCAATATTTACCCATGCTCACACTACCTAATTTGCTCTCTTCGCAGTCGCAAACACTCGATGAGTTAATCGCACAGGTAGAACAGCTCAAACCTAATGCCGAAGCGGGGCAAGCCGAGTTTCAATATGAGCTTGCTTACTTGTATCTAAGCCAGCCCTTTCTCGATCCCGATGCTAGTCAAGCAATTTACTGGTTCGAAAAAGCCGCCGCACAAGAAAACCAAAGAGCCTATTACCATTTAGCCACACTCTACTGGCATGATGAGCGCGTCACTTCGGACTATATCAAAGCACGTGAATACTTTGAGAAATCCGCAGCCGCTGATTATGAATTAGCAAAAGATGATCTAGGGCATATGCTTGCTGCAGGCCAAGGTGGACCTAAAGATTTAGCGCGTGCAGAGGCATTACTTAGCGAGCGCGCCGCAGACGATGATTTCCGCCAGTATTATCTTGGTAAACGTTTCCTCTACGGTGAAGATTTTGCTGTCGACTATGACAAGGCGCGCCATTGGTTAAGCCAATCTGTCGCTAGAGGTAATGACTTCGCTAAGATTGAATTTGCTCATCTTTTACTGAAAGCGCCACAAAATGAGAGTGATTACCAACAGGCTAAAATTGACTTTGAAGAATTCGCACTTAAGTGGAATGAAGACGCACTGCTAGGCCTGGGCAAGATTTATGAGCAAGGTTTAGGCGTGAGTCGCCAACCGATTAAAGCGTTAATGTATTACCAGCTCGCGGCCATGAGCAATAGAGCCGATCACCTAAAAGAATTAGCCAGATTCAGTCAGCAACTAGGCACCTTAGAGATAAGAGAGGCTGAGCGTCTACGTGACAGTTTCTTGCATCAGCATCCAATCCCCGCTGAGCAACAACAATATTTTTATTCCTATAAGGCTGAATCATTTTTAAGTGGTGAAAAACCCACTCAAGAGGCTCTACAAGCGGCAGAAGCTTGGTACATCAAATCGGCAGAGCTAGGTAATGAAATTGCTATGCGGGAACTGGTCAATATTTACGGCGCGGAACAATTAAATAAACCCATACAAATGTTTATTTGGTCTAGTTTATTGCTACGTCATTTTGGTAAATACGGGATGAATAGCGTTCAACGGCTGCATCAAAACACCGCAAAATCATGTTTAACAGAATCCGAACTTGCCTACGCTGAAACTCAAATTGAGACCATAGAAAGCAAACTTGCCCCCTTTATTGAATCCGAAGATTAA